From the Carya illinoinensis cultivar Pawnee chromosome 4, C.illinoinensisPawnee_v1, whole genome shotgun sequence genome, one window contains:
- the LOC122307529 gene encoding uncharacterized protein LOC122307529 — MTMRKGEEEEEEEECLVMATTKVVEYLEPSMSKGLLCKFPDNLVFDFDYTQSSIWSPLVTKAYSPMDLDFELSFMTPRKLSFGLELSTDLRNKNKLKKVTSNIKKKISTTSFNINHNLLKIKHKKKIKASEFSPTPMKNTCYPAAIKAWTMVLKAASKGFKKKTKKDHTAYHRKPSNYLRDHGTASRG; from the exons ATGACCATGCGCaaaggagaagaggaagaagaagaggaggagtgCCTTGTTATGGCCACTACCAAAGTGGTTGAGTATTTGGAGCCATCGATGTCAAAAGGGCTTCTCTGCAAGTTTCCCGACAACTTGGTCTTCGATTTCGACTATACTCAGAGCTCGATATGGTCCCCTTTGGTCACTAAGGCTTACAGTCCCATGGACTTGGACTTTGAATTGAGTTTCATGACACCAAGAAAGCTCTCATTCGGGTTGGAGTTGAGTACGGATTTGCGCAACAAAAACAAGCTCAAGAAAGTCacttccaacatcaagaagaaGATCAGCACCACTTCCTTCAACATCAACCACAATCTTCTGAAGATTAAGcacaagaagaaaataaaggcgTCCGAGTTCTCTCCAACTCCTATGAAGAACACATGTTACCCAGCTGCCATAAAG GCATGGACTATGGTGCTGAAAGCTGCGTCGAAAGGTTTCAAGAAAAAAACGAAGAAAGATCATACAGCCTATCACCGGAAGCCCTCCAACTATCTGAGAGATCATGGAACTGCTTCAAGAGGatga
- the LOC122307527 gene encoding zinc transporter 5-like — protein sequence MEMVQQLYITLFFTLFLLPSLVVGECSCDTGDEERDKDQALKYKLVAISSILVAGALGVCIPMLGKTIPALRPEKNIFFIIKAFAAGVILSTGFIHVLPDAFKNLTSPCLAENPWGEFPFTGFVAMVSAIGTLMVDAFATSYYSKSHFHNAPRGTGALEEKVGEHDQEDHMPVHTHATHGHAHGPVASLARNSGSSELFRSRVISQVLELGIVVHSVIIGISLGASESPKTIRPLVAALTFHQFFEGMGLGGCISQANFRSRAIAIMVVFYSLTTPVGIAIGIGISNVYNENSSSALIVEGILNAASAGILIYMALVDLLAADFMSSRMQSSFKLQIESNVSLLLGAGCMSLLAKWA from the exons ATGGAGATGGTTCAACAACTCTATATCACACTCTTTTTCACCCTCTTCCTACTCCCTTCCCTGGTTGTTGGAGAGTGCAGTTGTGATACTGGGGATGAAGAGCGTGACAAGGACCAAGCTCTCAAATATAAACTCGTAGCTATTTCTTCCATACTCGTTGCAGGTGCACTTGGAGTTTGTATTCCAATGCTTGGAAAGACTATACCTGCTCTGCGTCCCGAGAAgaacatcttcttcatcattAAGGCCTTTGCCGCCGGTGTGATATTATCCACGGGGTTCATTCACGTACTTCCGGATGCTTTCAAGAACTTGACATCGCCGTGTCTTGCAGAGAATCCGTGGGGGGAATTTCCGTTCACGGGGTTTGTTGCAATGGTGTCCGCCATTGGGACCTTGATGGTCGATGCCTTTGCGACTTCATATTACAGCAAATCTCACTTCCATAACGCTCCACGTGGGACTGGAGCACTCGAGGAGAAGGTCGGTGAGCATGATCAGGAGGATCACATGCCCGTTCATACTCATGCAACTCATGGTCATGCTCACGGTCCGGTGGCTTCTTTGGCTCGGAATTCTGGCTCTTCTGAGCTTTTTCGAAGTCGAGTCATATCGCAG GTTCTGGAGTTGGGAATTGTGGTGCATTCAGTCATAATAGGAATTTCTCTGGGTGCTTCTGAAAGTCCCAAGACAATAAGGCCGCTTGTAGCTGCTTTAACCTTCCATCAATTTTTTGAGGGCATGGGACTTGGTGGATGCATCTCACAG GCAAACTTCAGGTCCCGAGCTATTGCAATCATGGTGGTATTCTACTCTCTTACAACCCCAGTTGGGATTGCCATCGGAATAGGAATATCTAATGTTTACAATGAGAACAGCTCTAGTGCCCTGATTGTTGAAGGAATTCTTAATGCAGCATCAGCCGGGATCTTAATCTATATGGCACTTGTTGATCTTCTTGCAGCCGATTTTATGAGTTCAAGGATGCAGAGCAGTTTCAAGCTTCAGATAGAGTCGAATGTATCTCTTCTTCTCGGGGCTGGTTGCATGTCTCTCTTGGCTAAATGGGCTTGA
- the LOC122307528 gene encoding choline-phosphate cytidylyltransferase 1-like has protein sequence MEEATPKDATSLHSNGSSDDPVPDPPVRVYADGIYDLFHFAHARSLEQAKKLFPSTHLLVGCCSDEITHRYKGKTVMTEDERCESLRHCRWVDEVITDAPWVITQEFLDKYKIDYVAHDSLPYADASGAGNDVYEFVKSAGKFKETKRTDGISTSDVIMRIVKDYNEYVMRNLDRGYSRTELGVSFVKEKRLRVNMKLKKFQEKVKEQQEKVGEKIQTVAMYRNEWVENADRLVAGFLEMFEERCHKVGTAIRDRIQERLRGQQSSDSTYLLSDGSDDADDDVAEEYYDEDGEYYYDEEEYAQYDSID, from the exons ATGGAGGAAGCTACGCCCAAGGATGCCACCAGTTTACATTCGAACGGGAGCTCTGATGACCCTGTGCCGGACCCTCCTGTTCGAGTCTATGCTGATGGGATCTACGATCTCTTCCACTTCGCCCATGCTCGCTCCCTTGAGCAAGCCAAGAAACT GTTCCCAAGCACCCATCTGCTTGTTGGATGTTGCAGTGATGAGATCACCCATAGATATAAAGGAAAAACTGTTATGACGGAGGATGAACGCTGCGAATCTCTTCGTCATTGCAg GTGGGTGGATGAAGTCATTACCGATGCACCTTGGGTGATCACACAAGAATTTCTTGACAAGTACAAGATTGACTATGTGGCCCATGATTCTCTTCC TTATGCAGATGCTAGTGGAGCTGGGAACGATGTCTATGAATTT GTTAAATCTGCTGGAAAGTTCAAGGAAACAAAACGGACTGATGGGATTTCTACATCAGACGTTATAATGAGGATTGTAAAAGATTATAACGAATACGTGATGCGTAACTTGGATCGTGGATATTCAAGAACAGAACTTGGTGTTAGCTTTGTGAAG GAAAAACGATTGAGGGTGAACATGAAATTGAAGAAATTTCAAGAGAAAGTGAAGGAACAACAAGAGAAGGTGGGAGAGAAG ATTCAAACTGTTGCAATGTATCGTAATGAGTGGGTGGAGAATGCCGATCGCTTGGTTGCTGGATTTCTTGAGATGTTCGAAGAACGTTGCCATAAAGTG GGCACTGCCATCAGGGATCGAATTCAAGAGCGGCTAAGGGGTCAGCAGTCTAGTGATTCCACATATCTCCTAAGTGATGGAAGCGACGATGCTGATGACGATGTTGCAGAAGAATATTATGACGAGGATGGTGAATATTATTATGATGAGGAAGAGTATGCTCAGTATGACTCGATAGATTAG